A part of Lacinutrix sp. 5H-3-7-4 genomic DNA contains:
- a CDS encoding polysaccharide lyase family 7 protein yields MLIKLKYLLTLLVFASVFSINAQSENSKESDKTEIKKKKKNKKKKKKKKIKLPDIDLTHWKVTTPAGDGKKPLEVSPPEIFNYATNKDLMPYMYNDSTKGAIVFHAFPSKATTTNTKYSRSELREQMVSGENNVNWTFKQGGKLKGKLAVDEVTKDKEGKYHRIIIMQIHGRLTNEQRDLIGEDDNNAPPILKIYWDKGKIRVKTKVLKNPNATGKALLHEEAWGDDEGFNFKQKVGFKKFKLEVQVSDGKMVIILNNNEYKVYENIHIKKWGVFENYFKAGNYFQTRDEGAFAKVRYYELEVEH; encoded by the coding sequence ATGCTTATAAAACTTAAATACCTACTAACATTATTAGTATTTGCTTCAGTCTTTAGTATTAATGCCCAATCTGAAAACTCTAAAGAATCAGATAAAACAGAAATTAAAAAAAAGAAAAAAAATAAAAAAAAGAAGAAAAAGAAAAAAATAAAATTACCAGATATAGACCTAACGCATTGGAAAGTTACAACTCCAGCTGGTGATGGTAAAAAACCATTAGAAGTTTCACCACCAGAAATTTTTAACTATGCTACAAATAAAGATTTAATGCCTTATATGTATAATGATTCGACTAAAGGAGCAATAGTATTCCATGCATTCCCTAGTAAGGCAACTACAACAAATACAAAGTATTCAAGATCAGAACTGCGAGAGCAAATGGTGTCTGGAGAAAACAATGTAAACTGGACCTTTAAACAAGGTGGAAAATTAAAAGGAAAGTTAGCTGTAGATGAGGTGACAAAAGATAAAGAAGGAAAATATCATCGCATAATTATCATGCAAATACATGGTAGATTAACAAATGAGCAAAGAGATTTAATAGGAGAAGATGACAATAATGCACCTCCAATATTAAAAATATATTGGGATAAAGGTAAAATTAGAGTTAAAACTAAAGTACTTAAAAATCCAAATGCAACAGGAAAAGCTTTACTTCACGAAGAAGCTTGGGGAGACGATGAAGGTTTTAATTTTAAACAAAAAGTTGGATTTAAAAAATTTAAACTTGAAGTACAAGTGTCAGACGGTAAAATGGTAATTATTTTAAATAATAATGAATATAAAGTTTATGAAAATATTCATATAAAAAAATGGGGAGTATTTGAAAATTATTTCAAAGCAGGAAATTATTTCCAAACAAGAGATGAAGGTGCGTTTGCTAAAGTTAGATATTACGAGTTAGAGGTGGAACATTAG
- a CDS encoding PKD domain-containing protein: MKNKFKNSFKTVVAIVFAVTFYACEDLEKFQPADANSIEDATPPTASFSFSQGTGGDETWKVYTFANGSVSATSYTWDFGDGNQSTEVDPVNTYPGEGMYTVTLTASDDLGVTSTFTETIEVIEPEEPMALLPDILEASFEDLSLPDGTGDGRDSWRNSDLGGVIQITSSPVHSGSQAAKFPSAGDRIGYQELVISPNTDYTLTYYYTLKTSNPGSITVSVLAGGGYTDLDAALTATIEDFEGTDQTSASDYVQVNIPFNTGANDTVSILITNQGEEARVDTFSLTAN, encoded by the coding sequence ATGAAAAATAAATTTAAAAATAGCTTTAAAACTGTAGTTGCAATAGTCTTTGCTGTTACATTTTATGCTTGCGAAGATTTAGAAAAGTTTCAACCAGCTGATGCTAATTCAATAGAAGATGCAACACCACCAACAGCAAGTTTCTCTTTTTCACAAGGAACTGGTGGAGATGAAACATGGAAAGTGTACACTTTTGCAAATGGTTCTGTAAGTGCCACATCTTACACATGGGATTTTGGTGACGGAAACCAATCAACAGAAGTAGATCCAGTAAACACATATCCTGGAGAAGGAATGTATACAGTAACCTTAACTGCTTCAGATGATTTAGGAGTAACAAGTACATTTACTGAAACTATAGAAGTTATCGAGCCAGAAGAGCCAATGGCTTTATTACCAGATATTTTAGAAGCAAGTTTTGAAGATTTAAGCTTACCAGATGGTACTGGTGATGGTAGAGATTCTTGGAGAAATTCAGATTTAGGAGGTGTAATTCAAATTACATCAAGTCCAGTTCATAGTGGTTCTCAAGCTGCTAAATTCCCTTCAGCAGGAGATCGTATTGGATATCAAGAATTAGTAATCTCTCCAAATACAGATTACACTTTAACATATTACTATACTTTAAAAACTAGTAACCCAGGATCTATTACAGTATCTGTTCTCGCTGGTGGAGGATATACAGATTTAGATGCAGCATTAACTGCTACAATCGAAGATTTTGAAGGTACAGATCAAACAAGTGCAAGTGATTACGTACAAGTAAATATTCCGTTTAATACAGGAGCAAATGATACTGTATCAATATTAATAACAAATCAAGGAGAAGAAGCTCGTGTAGACACTTTTTCTTTAACCGCTAATTAA
- a CDS encoding RagB/SusD family nutrient uptake outer membrane protein, translating into MKTIKIMFLFILGISVSSCEEDYLSPQLETLVNAEIYYTSEEELLTGVINMYDGIQGINSTSSNDYHALQQEFYLTEMRSDNTRTKSSEGEAAQFENYSITATNGIVEDYYRSYYNVIFRANIVLENLDVASSENRDSIEAEAKFVRAYAYFNLVRLYGAIPLVDRVISSAETEISFTRVDPSSIYELIVSDLETAVDGLDNTYKTRASKAAAQTLLAKVYLTQGTNYLQAQLLCEEVMMSGYSLEPNFKDVFFNELNSEIIFAIGYAPDGVDSQNFSAEWLNAVGRTSGVNYTTQDVRDALDMLGGDRTPFSYRVDTDQPTQFQVVKYIPDGDDSLGIAPTSSDPTKAGNDWIVLRYADVLLLHVEAIMAGGNSTSAQAALDSFEEVRLRAGLSGDSDGTITKQELMDERRVELAFENHRLFDLIRFGEAQTVLSAFSSANGGSFTASDLLLPIPQREINLSNGALSQNPGY; encoded by the coding sequence ATGAAAACAATAAAAATAATGTTCTTGTTTATATTAGGAATTTCAGTTTCCTCTTGTGAAGAAGATTATTTATCACCACAATTAGAAACGTTAGTTAATGCCGAAATTTATTATACCAGTGAAGAAGAGCTACTAACAGGAGTAATAAACATGTATGATGGTATACAAGGAATTAACTCTACAAGTTCAAACGATTATCATGCATTGCAACAAGAGTTCTACTTAACTGAAATGCGAAGCGATAACACAAGAACTAAAAGTAGTGAAGGTGAAGCAGCACAGTTTGAAAACTACTCAATAACAGCTACAAATGGTATTGTAGAAGATTATTATAGAAGTTATTATAACGTAATTTTTAGAGCAAATATAGTTTTAGAAAATTTAGACGTTGCATCATCAGAAAATAGAGATAGTATAGAAGCCGAAGCTAAATTTGTTAGAGCATACGCATACTTCAACCTAGTAAGATTATATGGAGCAATTCCATTAGTAGACAGAGTAATTTCTTCTGCAGAGACAGAAATCTCTTTTACACGTGTAGACCCATCGAGTATTTACGAGTTAATTGTAAGCGACTTAGAAACAGCAGTAGATGGTTTAGATAATACTTATAAAACTAGAGCATCTAAAGCAGCAGCTCAAACACTACTAGCAAAAGTATATTTAACACAAGGCACTAATTACTTACAAGCACAACTTTTATGTGAAGAAGTAATGATGAGTGGTTATTCTTTAGAGCCAAACTTTAAAGATGTGTTTTTTAACGAATTAAATAGCGAAATTATTTTTGCTATAGGTTATGCGCCAGATGGAGTAGATAGTCAAAACTTTTCTGCTGAATGGTTAAACGCAGTTGGGCGTACAAGTGGAGTGAATTATACAACACAAGATGTAAGAGACGCTTTAGATATGTTAGGAGGTGATAGAACTCCATTTTCTTACCGTGTAGATACAGATCAACCAACACAATTTCAAGTAGTAAAATATATTCCAGATGGAGATGATTCCTTAGGTATCGCACCTACATCAAGCGATCCTACAAAAGCAGGAAACGATTGGATTGTATTACGTTATGCAGATGTTTTATTACTACACGTAGAAGCAATCATGGCAGGAGGAAACAGTACGTCAGCTCAGGCAGCTTTAGATTCTTTTGAAGAAGTAAGATTAAGAGCAGGCTTATCTGGAGATAGTGATGGAACAATAACTAAACAGGAATTAATGGATGAAAGAAGAGTAGAATTAGCTTTCGAAAATCATCGTTTATTCGATTTAATTCGTTTTGGTGAAGCGCAAACAGTACTTTCTGCATTCTCAAGTGCTAATGGAGGTAGTTTTACAGCTTCAGATTTATTATTACCTATACCACAAAGAGAAATTAACTTAAGTAACGGTGCTTTATCACAAAACCCAGGTTACTAA
- a CDS encoding alginate lyase family protein produces MKEIRNNSIKLVLLVLITILFSCKNENNTTKDNTSEVVTTEQHPKLILTAQGVKDIRAQLGTIPIFDKSLEAVKKEVDAEIKSGIDVPIPKDYSGGYTHVVHKKNWFILQKAGLLYQILDDEKYAKYVKDMLMEYEALYKTLPLHPKTRSYARGKLFWQCLNDSNWLVYVSQAYDCIYNYLTEEERNKLETNLFRPFADHISVDSPQFYQRVHNHSTWGNAAVGMIGLVMDDEELINRALYGIKDLKLDANKKDDDGGFLNKDGKAGFLANIEEPFSPDGYYNEGPYYQRYAMYPFLVFAEGLHNVKPELKIFEYKEGVLLKSINALLNLSDADGEFFPLNDGQKGMSYYTNALVTAVDVSYHFGEQDPGLLSIAKEQDKVLLDDSGLAVALGIKNGKEKPFTKRSINLSDGPEGKQGGVGILRNENLELVFKYAAQGSSHGHYDKLSYSFYENGEEIIQDYGLSRFVNIEQKGGGNYLKENKTWAKQTIAHNTVTQNETSHFNGKYDIGSLHHSDLNYFSSENEMVQVVSAIEKNAYPRTTMLRTMAIIKDEDFEKPYVLDIMKVTSATANQYDFPFYYFGQVLQTNFEYNSPETLKPLGAKNGYQHLYLEGSGKASEENTKLSWFNNNKFYTLTTITNTRDELLFTRIGANDPDFNLRRDPALMLRTKNAKNRTFVSIIESHGSYSPVSESAVNSKSSIKSIKTVLDSEDYTAIEITNIKGNVKVFITININTSENTKHSITINGKNYEWSGSYYFK; encoded by the coding sequence ATGAAAGAAATAAGAAACAACTCAATAAAATTAGTGTTGCTTGTATTAATTACAATACTGTTTTCATGTAAAAATGAAAATAATACTACTAAAGATAATACTTCTGAAGTAGTAACAACAGAGCAACATCCTAAACTTATTTTAACTGCTCAAGGTGTAAAAGATATTAGAGCACAATTAGGAACTATTCCTATTTTCGATAAATCTTTAGAAGCAGTAAAAAAAGAAGTTGATGCTGAAATTAAATCAGGAATCGATGTGCCAATTCCTAAAGATTATTCTGGTGGTTACACACATGTTGTACATAAAAAAAACTGGTTTATTCTTCAAAAAGCTGGTTTGTTATATCAAATTTTAGACGACGAAAAATATGCCAAGTATGTAAAAGACATGTTAATGGAGTATGAAGCGTTGTATAAAACCTTGCCTTTACATCCAAAAACAAGATCTTACGCAAGAGGAAAATTATTTTGGCAGTGTTTAAACGACTCCAATTGGTTAGTCTATGTAAGTCAAGCCTACGATTGTATCTATAATTACTTAACGGAAGAAGAACGAAACAAGCTAGAAACAAATTTATTTAGACCATTTGCAGATCACATTTCTGTAGATAGTCCGCAATTTTACCAACGTGTACACAATCACAGTACTTGGGGAAATGCAGCAGTGGGAATGATTGGTTTAGTTATGGATGACGAAGAATTAATCAATCGAGCGTTATACGGAATTAAAGATTTAAAATTAGATGCTAATAAAAAAGATGACGATGGTGGCTTTTTAAATAAAGACGGAAAAGCAGGTTTTTTAGCAAATATAGAAGAGCCTTTTTCACCAGATGGATATTATAATGAAGGACCATATTATCAACGTTACGCAATGTATCCATTTTTAGTTTTTGCAGAAGGATTACACAACGTAAAACCTGAACTTAAAATTTTTGAATATAAAGAAGGCGTACTTCTAAAATCTATAAATGCATTATTAAATTTAAGTGATGCCGATGGCGAATTTTTTCCATTAAACGATGGTCAAAAAGGAATGTCGTATTACACAAATGCTCTAGTAACTGCAGTAGATGTATCTTATCATTTTGGAGAGCAAGATCCTGGTTTATTGTCAATTGCCAAAGAACAAGATAAAGTCTTGTTAGACGATTCTGGTTTGGCAGTTGCGCTTGGCATTAAAAATGGAAAAGAAAAACCGTTCACTAAAAGATCTATCAACTTATCTGATGGTCCGGAAGGAAAACAAGGTGGTGTTGGTATTTTAAGAAATGAGAATTTAGAGCTGGTTTTTAAATATGCAGCACAAGGTTCTAGTCATGGACATTATGATAAATTATCGTATTCCTTTTATGAAAATGGAGAAGAAATCATTCAAGATTATGGATTATCACGTTTTGTAAATATCGAACAAAAAGGAGGTGGAAATTACCTAAAGGAAAACAAAACTTGGGCAAAACAAACCATTGCACATAATACAGTGACCCAAAATGAAACGTCTCATTTTAATGGTAAATACGATATAGGAAGTTTACATCATTCCGATTTAAATTATTTTTCTTCAGAAAATGAAATGGTACAAGTAGTAAGTGCAATTGAAAAAAATGCGTATCCAAGAACCACAATGCTTCGCACAATGGCTATTATTAAAGACGAAGATTTTGAAAAGCCATACGTGCTTGATATCATGAAAGTTACTTCCGCGACAGCGAATCAATACGATTTTCCTTTTTATTATTTTGGGCAAGTATTACAAACAAATTTTGAATATAATTCACCTGAAACATTGAAGCCATTAGGTGCTAAAAATGGATATCAGCATTTATATTTAGAAGGCTCAGGAAAAGCATCAGAAGAAAACACTAAGTTATCATGGTTCAATAATAATAAGTTTTACACCTTAACGACTATAACAAATACGAGAGACGAATTGCTATTTACTAGAATAGGTGCAAACGATCCTGACTTTAATTTACGTCGAGATCCAGCTTTAATGTTAAGAACTAAAAACGCTAAAAACAGAACCTTTGTTTCTATAATAGAATCTCACGGAAGTTATAGTCCAGTGTCAGAGTCTGCAGTAAACTCTAAAAGCAGTATTAAATCAATCAAAACTGTTTTAGATTCGGAAGATTATACAGCAATTGAAATTACTAATATAAAAGGTAATGTAAAGGTATTTATTACGATAAATATAAATACTTCAGAAAACACAAAACATAGCATAACAATTAACGGTAAGAACTATGAATGGTCAGGTTCTTATTATTTCAAATAA
- a CDS encoding TonB-dependent receptor, translated as MNLKAKSAFVLMLLICVSAFAQESLTLKGQVISAEDNMPLPGVNVIVAGTNNGTSTDFDGDYEIAAKEGDVLQFTYVGYVTQLIPVTTNTTIDVTLAEDANKLDEVVVIGYGTQKKSQLTTAISKVVNEDLDQIAVPRVDEALVGQVSGVTVAATEGEAGSAPTIRVRGVGSITGKSSPTIVVDGVVVDDDFLGSLDMNEVSSFEVLKDASSTAIYGARGANGVILITTKSGKEGKTRFTYNAFTGFKEARQSDDYYFTVAETAAAELAATGALSDRTRVKQLIGVDRDWQDVIFDGGTINSHSFSARGGSQNTKFSTSLNYVHDEGVLLTDDYKKYAIRAKVDTKLNDKFSVGLNVSPSYTNRQRFDGSTHDILRQTPWLPLYIDENNIQFVNRLRDNGAYADVQIGDYATQRMFDDFDLNTMMPVESGGTDISNTSNTNPAAKVLERDRNDYKFKLFGSFYAKYDISDAFSFKTSLSGDYQNTKRDRWQGVQSNRNGASAAQLDLSTENQIHIVTDNILSFDKSFGNHDLSAIAGFSAEKWDNTFESIQGAGYTSDLVQTISAADPTTVIGESYEFPRRLISYLGRVNYAYDNKYLVSVSMRADGYSAFGENSKYGYFPAASAGWIVSNEEFLNDSDVVNNLKVRMSYGTAGNPFFDVGDDQINSFPYLSLLEPSTAVIDGTLVQGFNSLNLANPDLQWERSIEINPGLDFGLFNNAISGSFDYYNRRSDQLLIDNPVSSTTGFSSGLVNIGEVQNSGFEVELRTRNISKEKFRWSTTMLASQNKNELISYGDSNGQIQNVDSKRAAEWINLVGNPISSYYGWVVDRDIPLEYINNPYHPVGGEAQDVYVKDLNGDGVIDDDDKTILGDPYPDLVWSITNDFKLGQFDLSFMFQGSHGAEIRNMGDQYLFNHFNSSQDFDPATTPNQEFIKEKIFTNDIIQDASYVTLRNVNLGFSIPNELAEKLKMSKARLYLSGTNLLYFTASDYTGFNPESINDTSPTTYGYQRAGSPIQQTVTFGLNIEF; from the coding sequence ATGAATTTGAAAGCTAAGTCGGCATTTGTTTTAATGCTATTAATTTGTGTCTCTGCATTTGCACAAGAAAGCTTAACCTTAAAAGGTCAAGTAATATCTGCAGAAGACAATATGCCTTTACCAGGTGTAAATGTTATTGTTGCAGGAACCAATAACGGAACGAGTACAGATTTTGATGGTGATTATGAGATAGCTGCTAAAGAAGGTGATGTGCTTCAGTTTACTTATGTTGGCTATGTAACACAGCTAATTCCTGTTACAACAAATACTACAATAGACGTCACATTAGCAGAAGATGCTAATAAATTAGATGAAGTTGTTGTAATTGGTTATGGTACTCAAAAGAAAAGTCAACTAACTACGGCAATCTCAAAAGTTGTAAACGAAGATTTAGATCAAATCGCAGTACCAAGGGTAGATGAAGCACTTGTAGGTCAGGTTTCTGGTGTAACAGTTGCGGCTACAGAAGGAGAAGCTGGTTCTGCTCCAACTATACGTGTGCGTGGTGTTGGTTCTATAACAGGTAAATCTTCACCAACTATTGTTGTTGATGGAGTTGTTGTAGATGATGATTTTTTAGGGTCATTAGATATGAATGAGGTGTCTTCTTTTGAAGTTTTAAAAGATGCTTCTTCAACAGCTATTTATGGAGCAAGAGGAGCAAATGGAGTTATTTTAATTACTACTAAAAGTGGTAAAGAAGGAAAAACAAGATTTACTTATAATGCTTTTACAGGTTTTAAAGAAGCAAGACAAAGTGACGATTACTATTTTACTGTAGCAGAAACGGCAGCAGCAGAATTAGCAGCAACAGGAGCTTTGTCAGACAGAACAAGAGTTAAGCAGTTAATAGGTGTAGATAGAGATTGGCAAGATGTAATTTTTGATGGTGGTACTATTAACAGTCATTCATTCTCTGCAAGAGGTGGAAGTCAAAATACTAAATTTAGTACATCTTTAAATTATGTGCACGATGAAGGTGTATTATTAACAGACGATTATAAAAAGTATGCAATTAGAGCGAAAGTAGATACTAAGCTTAACGATAAATTTTCTGTAGGTTTAAATGTGTCTCCAAGTTATACTAATAGACAACGTTTTGATGGTTCAACCCATGATATTTTACGTCAAACACCATGGTTGCCATTATATATAGACGAAAACAATATTCAGTTTGTAAATAGATTACGTGATAATGGTGCGTATGCAGATGTTCAAATAGGAGATTATGCTACACAACGTATGTTTGATGATTTCGATTTAAATACAATGATGCCAGTAGAATCTGGAGGAACAGATATTAGTAATACATCTAATACAAATCCAGCAGCAAAAGTTTTAGAGCGTGATAGAAACGATTATAAATTTAAATTATTTGGAAGTTTCTATGCTAAATATGATATCTCTGATGCTTTTAGCTTTAAAACCTCTTTATCAGGAGATTATCAAAACACAAAAAGAGATCGTTGGCAAGGTGTACAATCTAACAGAAATGGAGCAAGTGCAGCACAATTAGATTTATCAACTGAAAACCAAATACACATAGTAACAGATAATATTTTATCATTCGATAAATCTTTTGGTAATCATGATTTAAGTGCAATTGCTGGTTTCTCTGCAGAAAAATGGGATAATACTTTTGAAAGTATTCAAGGAGCTGGTTATACATCAGATTTAGTACAAACAATAAGCGCAGCAGACCCAACAACCGTTATTGGTGAATCTTATGAGTTTCCAAGACGTTTAATATCTTATTTAGGAAGAGTTAATTATGCTTACGATAATAAATATTTAGTATCTGTAAGTATGAGAGCAGATGGATACTCAGCATTTGGAGAAAATTCAAAGTATGGTTATTTCCCAGCAGCTTCAGCAGGTTGGATAGTAAGTAATGAAGAGTTTTTAAATGATAGTGATGTAGTAAATAACCTTAAAGTTAGAATGAGTTATGGTACTGCTGGTAATCCATTTTTTGATGTAGGAGATGATCAAATTAACAGTTTTCCTTACTTATCATTACTAGAGCCTTCAACAGCAGTAATAGATGGAACTTTAGTGCAAGGATTCAATTCATTAAACCTTGCCAATCCAGACTTACAGTGGGAGCGCTCAATAGAAATAAATCCAGGTTTAGATTTTGGGTTATTTAATAACGCTATTTCTGGTTCTTTCGATTATTATAATAGAAGAAGTGATCAATTATTAATAGATAATCCAGTATCAAGTACAACAGGTTTTTCTAGTGGATTAGTAAATATAGGAGAAGTACAAAACAGTGGTTTTGAAGTAGAATTAAGAACAAGAAATATTAGTAAAGAAAAGTTTAGATGGAGTACTACAATGTTAGCGTCTCAAAATAAAAATGAGCTAATTAGTTATGGAGATTCTAATGGGCAAATTCAAAATGTAGATTCTAAACGAGCAGCAGAGTGGATTAATTTAGTAGGTAATCCAATTTCTTCATACTACGGTTGGGTAGTAGATAGAGATATACCTTTAGAGTATATTAATAACCCTTACCACCCAGTCGGAGGTGAAGCTCAGGATGTATATGTTAAAGATTTAAATGGAGATGGTGTAATTGATGATGATGATAAAACAATTTTAGGAGATCCTTATCCAGACTTAGTATGGAGTATTACAAACGACTTTAAATTAGGACAGTTTGATTTAAGTTTCATGTTTCAAGGAAGTCATGGTGCCGAAATTAGAAATATGGGAGATCAATACCTGTTTAATCACTTTAACAGTTCTCAGGATTTTGATCCTGCAACAACTCCAAATCAAGAATTTATAAAAGAAAAGATTTTTACAAACGATATTATTCAAGATGCATCGTATGTAACATTACGTAACGTGAATTTAGGATTTTCAATTCCTAATGAGTTAGCCGAAAAATTAAAAATGTCTAAAGCAAGACTATACCTTTCAGGAACTAATTTATTGTATTTCACAGCAAGCGATTATACTGGTTTTAACCCAGAATCAATTAACGATACAAGTCCAACAACTTATGGTTACCAAAGAGCAGGCTCTCCTATTCAACAAACAGTAACTTTTGGATTAAATATAGAATTTTAA
- a CDS encoding FadR/GntR family transcriptional regulator codes for MKLEILTNREKVNTQNLIISGIRDLINNKNLEPGDKLPAERVLSEKLEVSRSNIREAIQKLEFYGILKSIPQSGTFVANIGVIAMNGMIDDILGLEDPDFKSLVETRILLELKTVRLAALRRTDEDLIKMKEALEAYTQKVIAGEDAVQEDLLFHLAISKASRNSTINTLMLMITPEIITNFETYHVCDKGLAQLGIKEHEAIFEAIKLQNPKLAKQKMKEHFSELYKYCYNV; via the coding sequence ATGAAATTAGAGATATTAACAAATAGAGAAAAAGTAAACACGCAAAACCTTATAATATCTGGAATTAGAGATTTAATAAATAATAAAAATCTTGAGCCAGGAGATAAGTTACCTGCAGAACGTGTACTTTCAGAAAAGTTAGAAGTATCTAGAAGTAATATACGTGAAGCCATTCAAAAATTAGAGTTTTATGGCATATTAAAATCTATTCCGCAAAGCGGAACATTTGTAGCAAACATTGGAGTAATTGCGATGAACGGGATGATTGATGATATCTTAGGCTTAGAAGACCCAGATTTTAAATCTTTAGTAGAAACAAGAATATTATTAGAATTAAAAACAGTGAGGTTAGCTGCTTTAAGAAGAACTGATGAAGATTTAATAAAAATGAAAGAAGCCTTAGAGGCTTATACTCAAAAGGTTATTGCAGGTGAAGATGCAGTACAAGAAGATTTATTATTTCACCTAGCAATATCAAAAGCCAGTAGAAATAGTACAATAAACACGCTAATGTTAATGATTACGCCAGAGATAATTACAAATTTTGAAACATATCATGTTTGTGATAAAGGCTTAGCTCAATTAGGAATAAAAGAACATGAAGCCATTTTTGAAGCCATAAAACTTCAAAATCCAAAATTAGCAAAACAAAAAATGAAAGAACATTTTAGCGAACTATATAAGTATTGCTATAACGTTTAG
- a CDS encoding cupin domain-containing protein yields MKRFSEKYIVAKDMEWEKLGGGVSRKFLGYDNQIMMVSVKFEKGALGAPHQHFHTQATYCVSGKFEFEIDGVKQIVEAGDGVYIEPNLLHSAVCLEEGQLIDTFSPVREDFLTGDGPSYFSDKE; encoded by the coding sequence ATGAAAAGATTTAGCGAAAAGTACATTGTAGCAAAAGACATGGAATGGGAAAAACTTGGTGGAGGAGTTTCTAGAAAGTTTTTAGGTTATGACAACCAAATTATGATGGTAAGTGTAAAATTTGAAAAAGGAGCATTAGGTGCACCACATCAACATTTTCATACGCAAGCTACTTATTGTGTATCAGGTAAGTTCGAATTTGAAATTGATGGTGTAAAGCAAATTGTAGAAGCTGGAGATGGTGTTTACATTGAACCAAATTTGCTACATAGTGCAGTTTGTCTAGAGGAAGGACAATTAATAGATACATTTAGTCCAGTAAGAGAAGATTTTTTAACAGGAGATGGACCATCTTATTTTAGTGATAAAGAATAG
- a CDS encoding MFS transporter yields MKFKGLRWWVVGLVALAAVINYIDRQAFGALWPDIAKELFPGMGPDDTKAIYGTISAVFILSYAAGQTIFGKIFDWVGTRIGFALSIGIWSIATMVHAFAKGMISFSIFRSILGIAEAGNWPGAAKANAEWFPTKERAFAQGLFNSGAAVGGIVAYPIIGLLSAYLSWQGIFICVGLIGFLWLLPWFYIVKASPKKHPWLSDEEKKYILSGQKNQDLDEDGNYDDGYAPSTGELLKRKESWGVIIASAAIDPIWWLFIVWIPIYLNEVFGLNVKEIAFSAWVPYVGAMLGAWFGGLLAQNRLSSGWSVDKTRKMVITLGCVIMIPCFILLRDPGTVMTAVIIMAVLLFGFQTAIGNVQTLPSDMYSGKIVGTLSGFSGTAAKLGAFGLTILVPMLTMGGNYSYAFLIGGALAAIALLAVWILCPKIEPLKPRE; encoded by the coding sequence ATGAAATTTAAAGGATTAAGATGGTGGGTTGTAGGTTTAGTAGCTTTAGCTGCAGTTATAAATTATATAGATAGGCAAGCGTTTGGAGCGCTTTGGCCAGATATTGCAAAAGAGTTATTTCCAGGAATGGGACCAGATGATACAAAAGCAATTTATGGTACTATTTCCGCTGTATTTATTTTATCATATGCTGCCGGTCAAACAATATTTGGAAAAATATTCGATTGGGTTGGAACTAGAATAGGTTTTGCATTATCTATTGGTATTTGGTCTATAGCAACTATGGTTCATGCCTTTGCAAAAGGAATGATTAGTTTCTCAATATTCAGATCAATATTAGGTATTGCAGAAGCAGGAAATTGGCCAGGAGCAGCAAAAGCAAATGCAGAGTGGTTTCCTACTAAAGAAAGGGCTTTCGCACAAGGTTTGTTTAATTCTGGTGCAGCTGTTGGAGGAATCGTAGCTTATCCAATTATTGGTCTTCTTTCGGCTTATCTATCATGGCAAGGCATATTTATTTGTGTAGGTTTAATAGGGTTTTTATGGTTGCTACCATGGTTTTACATAGTTAAAGCATCACCAAAAAAACATCCTTGGTTATCTGATGAAGAGAAAAAATATATTTTATCAGGCCAAAAAAATCAAGATTTAGATGAAGACGGAAACTATGATGATGGTTATGCTCCAAGTACTGGAGAACTTTTAAAGCGTAAAGAAAGTTGGGGTGTTATAATTGCCTCAGCAGCTATAGACCCAATTTGGTGGTTATTTATAGTTTGGATACCAATATATCTTAACGAAGTTTTTGGATTAAATGTAAAAGAAATTGCATTTTCAGCTTGGGTACCTTATGTAGGTGCTATGTTAGGCGCTTGGTTTGGAGGCCTTTTAGCCCAAAATAGATTAAGTTCAGGATGGTCAGTAGATAAAACACGTAAAATGGTAATTACATTAGGTTGTGTAATTATGATTCCATGTTTCATTCTATTAAGAGACCCAGGAACTGTAATGACAGCAGTAATTATTATGGCAGTATTACTATTTGGTTTTCAAACAGCAATTGGAAATGTACAAACATTACCAAGTGATATGTATAGTGGTAAAATAGTAGGTACTTTATCTGGTTTTTCTGGAACAGCTGCAAAACTAGGAGCTTTTGGGCTTACAATATTAGTTCCAATGTTAACTATGGGAGGTAATTATTCTTACGCATTTTTAATAGGTGGAGCATTGGCAGCAATAGCATTACTAGCTGTTTGGATTTTATGTCCTAAAATCGAGCCTTTAAAGCCTAGAGAATAA